A region of the Vanrija pseudolonga chromosome 2, complete sequence genome:
CTGAAATACTTGTGGCGGCGGATTATTCGAGGAGGGATGTGTACAGGAGGTGCTGACGACGCAGTCGGGAATGAAGGAGGAACTGCAGCTGTACGGGAATGAGCTCAACTATGCCAACGCATTCTGGTCCGCTGCGTAAGTGCTACACCTCCCTCCTGCCACCTGCCACTCACAGACCGCAGCTATGTCTTTGGCCAGATCCCCTCCAACCTGATCCTCACGCGCGTCAACGCGTCGTACTACATCGCGTTCCTCGAGCTGGGGTGGACCATCGCGACCTTCTGCACGGCCGCCATCAAGAACACGAACCACCTGTACGCGGTGCGCTTCATCGTCGGGCTGTTCGAGGCCGGCCACTTCCCGGCAGTGATGTATGTCTGCAGCTCGTACTACAAgccgcacgagctcgcgcgccgcaacACCCTCATCCAGATCTGTACCCAGGTCGGGCCGCTCTTCTCTGGCTTTTTGATGGCCGCGATTTATTCGGGGCTCAACAACCGCCTCGGCATGGcaggctggcgctggctcttCATCATCTGTGGCGTCATCTCCTTCCCGTGTGCCGTGTGGACGGCGATCGCGATGCCCAAGCTCCCCTcgcgcgccaaggccaactGGATCTTCacgcagcgcgaggtcgagctcgcgcgtgaACGCATGCCGAGCGAGACTAAGATCTACACCGGCCTGTTTAAGTGGAAGGACATCTACCGCTGGCACAAGACGTGGCATGTGTGGCTCTGTAAGTTGGGTCCACGTGGCACACTGACTGACCCCACCCAGTCCCGCTCTTCTTCATCTTCGCGTGCCAGTTCGGCCAGGCTGGCGGCTCGATGATCTTCTGGGCGAAGAGCTACAACGTCAAGGGCAAACCCCCGGTCTTCACCGTCCAGCAGATTAACCTCATCCCCCTTGGCGTAAGTTGCGCGTTTCTGCTACGCTGACGGGCAGATGAACGTCATCGGCATTATGCTTGGCCTCTTGGCCTCCTGGATCTCGGACGGGCTGCCAGGAGCCCGTAGGTGGCCGATTATGGCCTTCACAAGCGTCATGGCCATCATCTTctccat
Encoded here:
- the FEN2_0 gene encoding Pantothenate transporter FEN2 produces the protein MSDLKEKPRASASADGVDQVPVLTGGAEPPQQQRTWKSYVWSSLDVSKEEARFLTKLDITLISSAALGVMIRYLDHYVFGQIPSNLILTRVNASYYIAFLELGWTIATFCTAAIKNTNHLYAVRFIVGLFEAGHFPAVMYVCSSYYKPHELARRNTLIQICTQVGPLFSGFLMAAIYSGLNNRLGMAGWRWLFIICGVISFPCAVWTAIAMPKLPSRAKANWIFTQREVELARERMPSETKIYTGLFKWKDIYRWHKTWHVWLFPLFFIFACQFGQAGGSMIFWAKSYNVKGKPPVFTVQQINLIPLGMNVIGIMLGLLASWISDGLPGARRWPIMAFTSVMAIIFSISLAATPVHPPHKAQRWLLYYLTPLAGCSAGVTWTAVNETSRGDPEKRAYVSAAMNALAYIFIAWLPIFTFPTYKQPYVSTGLYITAGFGLCAVLVALAIAYFDERDRRRAASAKDAEARQVIDSDGESK